The genome window CAACGTCGGTCCCAGCATGAAGAGGCCGTTCTGGCTCACCCGGCCCGGCGCGCGGGCCGCGTAGTACTCCTCCTCGAACAGCAGCCATTGCAGCATCGAGGCGTCCCGGCCGTGGTACTCGGCCGGCCACGACACGACCGACCACCGCGCTTCGGCCAGCTCCGCCTCCCACTCCCGGTGCGCGGTGAACCCTTCCGCGGTGTCCATCGAGGGCAGCACCCGCACGTGCGAGGCCAGCCATTCCCGTGCCTCGTCGCGGAAGGCCGCCGAAGCCTCGTCGATGTCGAGGTCCATCAGCCCCCCTTGTTCGCGTCGCGCATCGACCGCGCCGACTGGCCGCCGAGCGAGTCTTCCGACGTCTCCGCGTTGTGGGCGTGGGCGAAGTGGTGCAGCCCGAACACCGAGTCCATTCCGGACCGCAGCCCCATCAGGTCCTCGGCCTGGTTGACCGCCTTCTTCGCCAGCGCCAGCCCGAACGACGGCATTCCGCTGATCTTCTCCGCCAGCGCCAGGGTGTGCTCTTCCAGCTCCGCGCGCGGCACGATCCGGGTGACCATGCCCCACTCCTTGGCCTGCTGCACGGTGAACCGCTCGCCGGTGAACAGCACTTCCTTCGCCGCGCGCGGGCCCAGCACCCACGGGTGCGCGAAGTACTCGACGCCGGGAATCCCCATGCGCACCACGGGATCGGCGAAGAACGCGTCGTCGGCGGCCACGATCAGGTCGCACACCCACGCCAGCATCAGGCCGCCGGCGATGCACGCGCCCTGGACGCTCGCGATCATCGGCTTCGGGATTTCCCGCCACCGGCGGCACATCCCGAGGTAGACCTCGGACTCGCGGGCGAACCGCTGGTCGCCGCCGGCCCGGTCGGTGTGGTCCCACCACATGACCGCGCGCCGGTCGAAGCTGACGTCGGCGTCGCGGCCCGGGCTGCCGATGTCGTGCCCGGCGGAGAAGTGCTTTCCCTCCCCCGCCAGCACGATCACCTTGACTTCGGGATCGTTGACCGCGGCCGTGAAGGCGTCGTCGAGCGCGTAGGTCATCGCGGAGTTCTGGGCGTTGCGGTAGTCCGGCCGGCTCATCGTGACGACCGCGACCGGTCCGCGCCGCTCGGTGCGGACCACCGGTTCACTCATGCGTTCTCCTCGGTCAGCAGCCGCTTCAGCACCTTGCCGGAAGCGTTGCGGGGCAGTGCGTCGACGAACTCGACGGACCGCGGGGTCTTGTAGTTGGCGAGCCGTTCGCGGCAGAACGCGACGACCGCCTCCTCGGTCAGCCCGGTGCCGACGACGAAGGCCTTGCCGACCTCGCCGAGCCGGTCGTCCGGAACGCCGACGACGGCGACGTCGCGGACGCCGTCCAGTTCGGTCAGCGCGTGCTCGACCTCGGCCGGGTAGACGTTGAAGCCGCCGCAGATGTACATGTCCTTGAGCCGGCCGGTGATCGTCAGGTTGCCCTCGTCGTCGAGCTCGCCGACGTCGCCGGTGTGCAGCCAGCCCGCTTCGTCGACGGCTTTCGCGGTGGCCTCGGGATCGTCGAGGTAGCCGAGCATGACGTTCGGGCCGCGGAGCACGATCTCGCCCGGCGAGCCCTGGATGGCCACTTCGAACCCGGCGGTCGCGCGGCCGGACGTCCGGGACACGAGCTCGGCGTCGTCGCCGGGGCGGCACATCGTCACCACGACGGCTTCGGTGAGGCCGTAGGCGGTGAGGACGACGTCGAAGCCCAGCTCGGCCCGCATCCGCCGGACCAGCGAGGCGGGGACCGTCGCCGCCCCGGTGACCGCCAGGCGCAGGGTCGGCAGGTCACCCCGGCGTTCCCGCAGCAGGGACTGGAAGATCGTCGGCGCGCCCGGGAGCACGGAGATCCGTTCGCGCTCGATCAGGTCGAGGGCCGCCCGGACGTCGAACACGGCCTGCGGGACGATCGTCGCGCCGGTCAGCAGCCCGACCAGGATCCCGGCCTTGTAACCGAAGCTGTGGAAGAACGGGTTGATCACCAGGTACCGGTCGTCGGCGGTGACCCGCCCGCAGTCCGCCCACGCGGCCGCGACGCCGACCGCCTGGCGGTGGGCCGAGAGCACGCCCTTCGAGCGGCCGCTGGTGCCCGAGGTGAACAGGATGTCGCTGACGTCGTCCGGCCGCACGGCGTCGGCCCGCGCTTCGGCGTCGGCCACGGGGACGCGCTCGGCGAGGCCGAGGAACTCGTCCCAGCCGAGCGTGCCGTCGACCGGCTGGTGCGGCTGCTCCAGCGGGACCCGGACGACGGTGCCGAGGTCCGGCAGCTCCGCGCCGGTCGCCCGGATCGCGGCGTGGCGATCGGCGCCGAGGAAGTCCGCGGCCACGACCAGCGCTTTCGCCCGGCCGCGGCCGAGCAGGTCCACGGTCTCGGCGGCGGTGAACCGGGTGTTGACCGGGATCAGCGTCGCGCCCGCGTAGAGCGCGCCCAGTGCGGTCAGGACCCAGTGGTGGGTGTTCGGCAGGGCGATCGCGACGCGGTCGCCGGGCTCGACGCCGCGGGCCGCGAAGGCGCGGGCGACCGTCTGAACACGTTCCAGAAGCTGGTCGAAGCCGAGCCGCAGGCCGCCGTCGACCAGCGCCTCCGCGGAGCCGAACTTGGCGGCGGCGTCCCGGACGACGGCCGGGATCGTGGTTGTGCCCACCACACCCTCCTCTGGACCGACAAACTAGAACGTGTTCTCATTACCCTAGGTGCCGGACCGGCCCGGCAGCAAGGAGGCGTGCGTGGAAGCGACGGGATTCCGCCGTGAAGTCGCCGGCTGGCTGGCCGCCAACCTGACCGGCGAGTTCGCCCGGCTGCGCGGCTTGGGCGGCCCCGGGCGCGAGCACGAGGAGTTCGAACTGCGGCTGGCCTGGGAGCGCCACCTCGCCGCGGCGGGCTGGACCGGCGTCGGCTGGCCCGTCGAGCACGGCGGCCGCGGGCTGTCGCTCGCCGACCAGGTCGCCTTCCACGAGGAGTACGCCGCCTTCGGCGCGCCCGCCCGGGTCAACCACATCGGCGAGCAGCTGCTCGGCCCGACGCTCATCGCGTTCGGCACGCCGGAGCAGCGGGCCCGGTTCCTGCCGAAGATCCTCGCCGTCGAGGAACTCTGGTGCCAGGGTTACTCCGAGCCCGGCGCCGGCTCCGACCTCGCCGCCGTCTCGACGTCGGCGGTCCTGCGCGACGGCGAATGGGTCGTCAACGGCCAGAAGATCTGGACGTCGCTGGCGCACGTGGCCGACTGGTGCTTCGTCGTCGCCCGCACCGAACCCGGCTCCCAGCGTCACCACGGCCTGTCCTACCTGCTGGTGCCGCTGCGCCAGGACGGCGTCACCGTGCGGCCGATCCAGCAGCTCACCGGCACGTCCGAGTTCAACGAGGTCTTCTTCGACGACGCCCGCACACCCGCCGGCCTCGTCGTCGGCGAGCCGGGCGAGGGGTGGAAGATCGCGATGGCCACGCTCGGTTTCGAACGCGGGGTGTCCACACTCGGCCAGCAGATCGGCTTCCGCCGCGAGCTCGACGACATCACCGCCGAAG of Amycolatopsis solani contains these proteins:
- a CDS encoding enoyl-CoA hydratase yields the protein MSEPVVRTERRGPVAVVTMSRPDYRNAQNSAMTYALDDAFTAAVNDPEVKVIVLAGEGKHFSAGHDIGSPGRDADVSFDRRAVMWWDHTDRAGGDQRFARESEVYLGMCRRWREIPKPMIASVQGACIAGGLMLAWVCDLIVAADDAFFADPVVRMGIPGVEYFAHPWVLGPRAAKEVLFTGERFTVQQAKEWGMVTRIVPRAELEEHTLALAEKISGMPSFGLALAKKAVNQAEDLMGLRSGMDSVFGLHHFAHAHNAETSEDSLGGQSARSMRDANKGG
- a CDS encoding FadD3 family acyl-CoA ligase, translated to MGTTTIPAVVRDAAAKFGSAEALVDGGLRLGFDQLLERVQTVARAFAARGVEPGDRVAIALPNTHHWVLTALGALYAGATLIPVNTRFTAAETVDLLGRGRAKALVVAADFLGADRHAAIRATGAELPDLGTVVRVPLEQPHQPVDGTLGWDEFLGLAERVPVADAEARADAVRPDDVSDILFTSGTSGRSKGVLSAHRQAVGVAAAWADCGRVTADDRYLVINPFFHSFGYKAGILVGLLTGATIVPQAVFDVRAALDLIERERISVLPGAPTIFQSLLRERRGDLPTLRLAVTGAATVPASLVRRMRAELGFDVVLTAYGLTEAVVVTMCRPGDDAELVSRTSGRATAGFEVAIQGSPGEIVLRGPNVMLGYLDDPEATAKAVDEAGWLHTGDVGELDDEGNLTITGRLKDMYICGGFNVYPAEVEHALTELDGVRDVAVVGVPDDRLGEVGKAFVVGTGLTEEAVVAFCRERLANYKTPRSVEFVDALPRNASGKVLKRLLTEENA
- a CDS encoding acyl-CoA dehydrogenase family protein, whose protein sequence is MEATGFRREVAGWLAANLTGEFARLRGLGGPGREHEEFELRLAWERHLAAAGWTGVGWPVEHGGRGLSLADQVAFHEEYAAFGAPARVNHIGEQLLGPTLIAFGTPEQRARFLPKILAVEELWCQGYSEPGAGSDLAAVSTSAVLRDGEWVVNGQKIWTSLAHVADWCFVVARTEPGSQRHHGLSYLLVPLRQDGVTVRPIQQLTGTSEFNEVFFDDARTPAGLVVGEPGEGWKIAMATLGFERGVSTLGQQIGFRRELDDITAEAKRTGTYDDPLLRADLTRARIGLRVLRAHALRTLGQAAGPEVAVGKLLWAQWHRGLGELAMRARGARSLTSATAELDEWQRLYLFTRADTIYGGSDEIERNIIAERVLGLPREARP